One stretch of Desulfocurvibacter africanus subsp. africanus DSM 2603 DNA includes these proteins:
- a CDS encoding PxxKW family cysteine-rich protein — translation MAKAKKTQAHIDGAVMTDEGLSYKGFIMDPIVEKCEGCERAVAHDDKKYCPTYAKPAQKWNQGVCNFATHVRAEVTKEGKVKVNPLKASKRAARGR, via the coding sequence ATGGCCAAGGCGAAGAAGACTCAGGCCCATATTGACGGTGCCGTGATGACTGACGAGGGCCTCAGCTACAAGGGCTTCATCATGGATCCCATTGTGGAGAAGTGTGAAGGCTGTGAACGTGCCGTCGCGCACGATGACAAAAAGTACTGCCCAACCTATGCCAAGCCGGCCCAGAAGTGGAACCAAGGCGTGTGCAATTTCGCCACCCACGTTCGCGCCGAGGTGACCAAGGAAGGCAAGGTCAAGGTCAACCCCCTCAAGGCCTCCAAGCGCGCGGCCCGCGGCAGGTAG
- a CDS encoding hemolysin family protein translates to MDDNQSDSIWVHIKNLFRGKDDEMPLEKAILEAKEEGDLAAEDTTMLLNVLRLSRLSVHEIMIPRTDMVCAEVTDSIQQLGQLIVEHGHSRIPIYEDDKDNIVGLIYTKDLLPAMLGNSKAELTIRDILRPAMFVPENKNARDMLREFLARRMHMAIALDEYGGTSGLVTLEDVIEQIVGDIEDEHDIQEPEEILFLDNGQLRVSGRMALEDLNEESGMRLSSDQVETIGGYLCELTGRVPRSGDSFVVQGRKITVAEADKKQVKWITISAPEALPAGGTDSR, encoded by the coding sequence TTGGACGACAACCAATCAGACAGTATTTGGGTTCATATTAAAAACCTCTTCCGCGGCAAGGATGATGAGATGCCGTTGGAAAAGGCGATCCTCGAAGCCAAGGAGGAAGGCGACCTGGCAGCCGAGGACACGACCATGCTCCTCAACGTTCTGCGCTTGAGCCGCCTGTCCGTGCACGAAATCATGATCCCGCGCACGGACATGGTTTGCGCCGAAGTGACCGATTCCATCCAGCAGCTGGGACAGCTTATTGTCGAGCATGGCCATTCCCGCATTCCCATTTATGAGGACGACAAGGACAATATAGTTGGTCTGATCTACACCAAGGACCTTCTGCCAGCCATGCTGGGCAACAGCAAAGCCGAGTTGACCATCCGTGATATCCTGCGACCGGCCATGTTTGTTCCGGAGAACAAGAACGCGCGCGACATGCTGCGCGAGTTCCTGGCTCGGCGCATGCACATGGCCATTGCCCTGGATGAATACGGCGGCACCTCCGGCCTGGTAACCCTCGAAGACGTTATCGAGCAGATCGTGGGTGACATAGAGGACGAGCACGATATCCAGGAGCCGGAGGAAATCCTGTTTCTGGACAACGGCCAGCTACGCGTATCCGGCCGCATGGCTCTCGAGGACCTCAACGAGGAAAGCGGCATGCGCTTGTCCTCGGATCAGGTTGAAACCATCGGCGGGTACCTGTGCGAACTCACGGGTCGCGTGCCCCGCAGCGGCGATTCCTTCGTCGTGCAAGGACGTAAGATCACCGTGGCGGAAGCAGACAAGAAGCAGGTCAAATGGATCACCATCTCCGCTCCCGAGGCCCTGCCGGCGGGAGGAACAGACTCACGATGA
- a CDS encoding TrkH family potassium uptake protein yields the protein MFFKNLFSPFTLPIYFFGLAIAIGAILLNQPFSLAAGNISWIDALFTATSATCVTGLAVVDTGTAFSRVGQSIILALIQVGGLGIMTFASLFFYLWRRRVSLADRIAVGQNLLHNPAFHLGRFLTHMVLWTLMIEVSGALLLHFSDPEGFTLYSALFHSISAFCNAGFALHADSLVRFQDNVGVNMVIMSLIILGGLGFSVLVELEGVVHQRLARGGKRRLSWYTRIVLQTSLWLIVIGWIFIYITEFLGERSLLDPLSKILSSLFQSVTCRTAGFNTLDIGQMTNASLLFMMMLMIIGGSPGSTAGGIKTTTFRTLLAFAISQIKDRRQTVIGKHAVDLVTVNKALTLVIFAVTIIGTSMLILTITEGGDTSHAQASGNIFMDILFETISAFATVGLSTGITPKLSTQGKIVISLLMFIGRIGPIVFLSALQSLREEPYYAWPERNMLIG from the coding sequence ATGTTCTTCAAGAACCTTTTTTCCCCATTCACGCTGCCCATCTACTTCTTCGGGCTGGCCATCGCCATCGGGGCAATCCTGCTGAACCAGCCGTTCAGTTTGGCTGCCGGGAACATCTCCTGGATAGACGCGTTGTTCACCGCCACTTCAGCCACCTGCGTCACAGGGCTGGCGGTGGTGGACACGGGCACGGCATTTTCCCGTGTGGGCCAGAGCATCATCCTCGCGCTCATCCAGGTCGGCGGCCTGGGCATTATGACCTTCGCCAGCCTTTTTTTCTATCTTTGGCGCCGCCGCGTCTCCCTGGCCGACCGTATAGCCGTGGGTCAGAACCTGCTGCACAACCCGGCGTTTCACCTGGGACGCTTCCTGACTCATATGGTCCTGTGGACTCTAATGATCGAGGTCTCGGGCGCGCTGCTCCTGCATTTTTCTGATCCCGAGGGATTCACTCTCTACTCGGCCCTGTTCCATTCCATCTCGGCCTTTTGCAACGCCGGGTTCGCCCTGCACGCCGATAGCCTCGTGCGCTTTCAGGATAATGTTGGCGTCAACATGGTGATCATGTCCCTCATCATTTTGGGCGGCTTGGGCTTCTCGGTGCTCGTGGAGCTGGAAGGGGTTGTCCATCAACGGCTGGCCAGAGGCGGAAAACGCAGGCTGAGCTGGTATACGCGCATAGTGCTTCAGACCAGCCTGTGGCTTATCGTCATAGGCTGGATCTTCATCTATATCACCGAGTTCCTGGGCGAGCGCAGCCTGCTCGATCCCCTGAGCAAGATCCTGTCATCCTTGTTCCAGTCTGTGACCTGCCGCACCGCCGGCTTCAATACTTTGGACATCGGCCAGATGACCAATGCATCGCTGCTGTTCATGATGATGCTCATGATCATCGGCGGCTCGCCAGGCTCCACCGCGGGCGGCATCAAAACCACGACTTTCAGGACGCTGCTGGCCTTCGCCATCTCGCAGATCAAGGATCGCCGGCAGACGGTCATCGGCAAGCACGCCGTGGACTTGGTCACGGTGAACAAGGCCCTCACTCTGGTCATTTTTGCAGTGACCATCATCGGCACGTCCATGCTCATCCTGACCATCACCGAGGGCGGGGACACGTCCCATGCTCAGGCCTCGGGCAACATCTTCATGGACATTCTTTTCGAGACCATCTCGGCTTTCGCCACAGTAGGCTTGAGTACGGGCATTACACCCAAGCTGTCCACGCAGGGCAAGATAGTCATCTCGCTGCTCATGTTCATTGGCCGCATCGGCCCCATAGTTTTTCTGAGTGCGCTGCAAAGCCTGCGTGAGGAACCGTATTACGCATGGCCCGAGCGAAACATGCTCATCGGCTGA
- the lnt gene encoding apolipoprotein N-acyltransferase translates to MDHHLRSRGPAGGRNRLTMITWAMAIVAAFGAWVGWANPVYQEPFFALLFPAGLAWLAITAASPRQALKRGFLTALLAYSGCLYWVFVPVHRYGNIPMVLALPCPVLLAMYLAVYPAVFCGMLHWAKSKLSPLALGLFAGLLWASLELAVGVVFTGFPWLPLAAAMTARPFAIQAAALIGGTGLAALLVTATTWFVLPGRRLPITLPRILAILLVAGWAVIGMTRLDDPLPQGRWARVGIVQGNIDQSLKWDPGYQTDTVSRYIDLSEKLVRQNPVDLLVWPETALPFFLQELTHEGARVRNLARTQEILLLTGSPAYEFDLANNRYIMYNRTFLLGPQGGTMGQYDKMHLVPFGEYVPLGEILPLTKLVQAVGDFREGTDGQPLAGGNLALGVLICYETIFPALAQERVTKGASVLVNMSNDAWFGQTSAPRQHLQLAALRAVEQGRYMIRSTNTGISAIIDPRGRIVQETELFKTASLSGNISAIYETTVYHDLAWLLQSVIIGLTLLLVVWAILRARQAQTPTVTRNT, encoded by the coding sequence ATGGATCACCATCTCCGCTCCCGAGGCCCTGCCGGCGGGAGGAACAGACTCACGATGATAACCTGGGCCATGGCTATAGTGGCGGCGTTCGGCGCCTGGGTCGGTTGGGCCAACCCCGTATACCAGGAACCCTTCTTCGCGCTGCTCTTTCCGGCTGGTCTGGCATGGCTGGCCATCACGGCCGCAAGTCCCCGGCAGGCCCTCAAGCGCGGTTTTCTGACGGCGCTCCTGGCATATAGCGGATGCCTGTATTGGGTGTTCGTTCCCGTGCATCGCTACGGCAATATCCCGATGGTGTTGGCACTACCCTGCCCGGTGCTCCTGGCCATGTATCTGGCCGTCTATCCGGCCGTTTTTTGCGGGATGCTGCATTGGGCGAAGTCCAAGCTGTCGCCCCTGGCCCTGGGTCTGTTCGCGGGTCTGCTCTGGGCCAGTCTGGAATTGGCCGTGGGCGTCGTCTTCACCGGCTTCCCCTGGCTGCCGCTTGCCGCAGCCATGACCGCACGTCCCTTCGCCATTCAAGCCGCAGCCCTTATCGGCGGAACAGGTTTGGCGGCTTTACTGGTCACGGCCACGACTTGGTTCGTGCTGCCCGGACGGCGTTTGCCCATCACCTTACCCCGAATTCTGGCCATTCTGTTGGTGGCAGGGTGGGCAGTCATAGGCATGACACGGCTTGACGATCCGTTGCCCCAAGGCCGCTGGGCCAGAGTTGGCATTGTCCAGGGCAACATCGACCAGTCCTTGAAATGGGATCCAGGCTATCAGACAGATACGGTCAGCCGGTACATTGATTTGAGTGAGAAACTGGTCAGGCAAAATCCCGTAGATCTGTTGGTATGGCCCGAAACGGCCTTGCCATTCTTCCTTCAGGAACTGACTCACGAAGGTGCCCGTGTGCGCAACTTGGCGAGGACGCAGGAGATTCTACTGTTGACCGGTTCGCCAGCCTACGAATTCGACCTGGCTAACAATCGGTACATCATGTATAATCGTACGTTCTTGCTCGGCCCTCAGGGCGGCACAATGGGCCAGTACGACAAGATGCACCTGGTGCCTTTCGGCGAATACGTCCCTTTGGGAGAAATTCTGCCATTGACTAAGCTCGTGCAGGCTGTCGGTGACTTCCGTGAAGGCACGGACGGACAGCCTCTTGCGGGTGGCAATCTTGCCTTGGGTGTACTCATTTGTTATGAAACGATTTTTCCGGCCCTGGCGCAGGAGCGCGTGACCAAAGGCGCCAGCGTTCTGGTAAACATGAGCAATGATGCCTGGTTCGGCCAGACCTCGGCGCCACGCCAGCACCTGCAACTGGCCGCTTTGCGGGCGGTGGAGCAAGGTCGCTACATGATCCGCTCCACAAATACCGGCATCTCCGCCATCATCGACCCACGCGGTCGTATCGTGCAGGAGACCGAGTTGTTCAAGACTGCTAGTTTGTCTGGAAATATTTCAGCCATATACGAAACCACGGTGTACCATGACCTAGCGTGGCTTTTGCAAAGTGTGATCATCGGCCTGACGCTGCTTCTGGTCGTATGGGCCATTTTGCGCGCCAGGCAGGCACAGACGCCCACCGTGACGAGAAATACCTAA
- the prfB gene encoding peptide chain release factor 2 (programmed frameshift) — translation MLHYNDLKARGAQLLDSYESLWGRLDHDRDNERLRQIEDALSKPGAWDKPDRLTPMLQEKRQISEKLERLTVLHKTRQEVEEWLDLAREDQAQEVLAILSEQLDVLQERLKDVELREMLAGPEDQNSAIMEIHSGAGGTEAQDWAEMLLRMYRRWSERQGYKVSILDFLEGEEAGFKSVTVQVEGLYAYGMLKGESGIHRLIRISPFDTSGRRHTSFASVAVYPDVGTDIDIDVREEDLRIDVFRASGAGGQHVNKTESAVRITHLPTGVVAQCQNEKSQLRNKETALKILKARLYELELKKIAAARQAEYESKDTIAWGSQIRTYTLQPYRLVKDHRTGMEIGDVEAVLNGEIDPLIRNFLLEFHVR, via the exons ATGTTGCATTATAACGATTTGAAGGCGCGCGGCGCGCAACTGCTGGACAGCTACGAATCCCTCTGGGGGCGCCTT GACCATGACCGCGACAATGAGCGCCTGCGCCAGATAGAGGACGCGCTGTCCAAGCCTGGCGCCTGGGACAAGCCGGATCGTCTGACGCCCATGCTCCAGGAGAAACGGCAGATCTCCGAAAAGCTGGAGCGTCTGACCGTACTGCACAAGACCAGGCAGGAGGTTGAGGAGTGGCTTGATCTGGCCCGCGAGGACCAAGCCCAGGAAGTGCTCGCGATCCTGTCCGAACAACTGGATGTCCTCCAGGAGCGGCTCAAGGATGTCGAGTTGCGAGAGATGCTCGCTGGTCCAGAAGACCAGAACTCGGCCATCATGGAAATCCATTCCGGCGCTGGCGGAACCGAGGCTCAGGACTGGGCCGAAATGCTCCTGCGCATGTACCGGCGCTGGTCCGAGAGACAGGGCTACAAGGTCAGCATCCTGGACTTTCTGGAAGGCGAAGAGGCTGGGTTCAAAAGCGTGACGGTGCAGGTCGAAGGCCTATACGCCTACGGAATGCTCAAGGGGGAAAGCGGTATCCACCGGCTCATCCGCATATCGCCTTTCGACACCTCGGGACGCAGGCATACGTCCTTTGCCTCCGTGGCCGTATATCCGGACGTGGGCACGGACATCGATATCGATGTTCGTGAAGAGGACTTACGCATCGATGTCTTCCGCGCTTCCGGAGCTGGCGGCCAGCACGTGAACAAGACCGAATCTGCGGTGCGTATCACCCATCTGCCGACGGGCGTTGTGGCGCAGTGCCAAAACGAGAAATCCCAGCTTCGCAACAAGGAAACGGCGCTCAAGATCCTCAAGGCCAGGCTGTATGAGCTTGAGCTCAAGAAGATCGCGGCTGCGCGCCAAGCCGAATACGAATCAAAGGATACTATCGCCTGGGGCAGCCAGATACGCACGTACACGCTGCAACCTTACAGACTGGTAAAGGATCACAGGACCGGCATGGAGATCGGCGACGTCGAAGCCGTTCTTAATGGCGAGATAGACCCACTGATACGCAACTTTCTGTTAGAGTTCCATGTCCGCTAG
- a CDS encoding M20 family metallo-hydrolase yields MLDSLLRRLEGKRQTVIELQRRLVAVPALGPDNEGQGEWAKAQLTKAMLAEMGLGVDKDMHAPDSRVPDGLRPNFTCVIPGKDRSKTLWVISHLDIVPPGDLSLWEGDPYVLRVEGDQLYGRGTEDNNQAAVSSLILAQSILEERLTPPINLGMLFVADEETASKFGLEYVIKQYADYFHPGDLFLVPDFGGPDSSMMEVAEKSIFWLKITVFGKQCHASTPEQGNNTLVAASDLVLRIRELYNIFDARDEMFNPPFSTFEPTKKEANVENVNTVPGKDVFYVDCRVLPCYPLAQVMDKIRELGRQVEAKYGVRIEYQDVQREDAAPPTSPESEVVTRLAAAIRRIYDVEPKPTGIGGGTVAAVLRRAGHPAVVWSTLNHNAHQPNEHSSITFTIGDAKVMAAMLWPEG; encoded by the coding sequence ATGCTCGATTCGCTCCTTCGCAGGCTTGAGGGCAAGCGCCAGACAGTAATCGAACTGCAGCGCCGCCTGGTGGCCGTTCCCGCACTGGGCCCGGATAACGAAGGCCAAGGGGAATGGGCCAAGGCCCAGCTGACCAAGGCCATGCTCGCGGAAATGGGCCTAGGCGTGGACAAGGACATGCACGCTCCCGATTCGCGGGTGCCGGACGGCCTGCGCCCGAATTTCACCTGTGTCATTCCCGGCAAGGACAGGAGCAAAACCCTTTGGGTCATCTCGCACCTGGACATCGTGCCGCCAGGCGATCTCTCCCTGTGGGAGGGAGATCCCTATGTGTTGCGCGTTGAGGGCGACCAGCTCTACGGACGCGGCACCGAGGACAACAATCAGGCCGCGGTTTCCTCACTTATTTTGGCCCAGAGCATCCTGGAGGAGCGGCTCACGCCGCCTATCAACCTGGGTATGCTCTTCGTTGCCGACGAGGAGACAGCCAGCAAGTTCGGTCTGGAATACGTCATCAAGCAATATGCGGACTATTTCCACCCCGGCGACCTGTTCCTGGTGCCAGACTTCGGCGGCCCGGATTCTAGCATGATGGAAGTGGCCGAGAAGAGCATCTTCTGGCTCAAGATTACGGTGTTCGGCAAGCAGTGCCATGCCTCCACGCCCGAGCAGGGCAACAACACCCTGGTGGCGGCATCCGACCTCGTGCTGCGCATCCGTGAACTGTACAATATTTTCGATGCGCGCGACGAGATGTTCAATCCGCCTTTCTCCACCTTCGAGCCCACCAAGAAGGAGGCCAATGTGGAGAACGTGAACACCGTGCCGGGCAAGGATGTTTTCTACGTGGATTGCCGCGTGCTGCCCTGCTATCCCCTGGCGCAGGTCATGGACAAAATCCGCGAGCTTGGCCGGCAGGTGGAGGCCAAGTACGGCGTGCGCATCGAATACCAGGATGTGCAGCGCGAAGATGCCGCGCCGCCCACTTCGCCAGAAAGCGAAGTAGTCACGCGCCTGGCCGCGGCCATCCGCAGGATCTACGACGTGGAGCCCAAGCCCACGGGAATCGGAGGAGGCACAGTGGCCGCCGTGCTGCGTCGCGCCGGCCATCCGGCCGTGGTCTGGTCCACCCTGAACCACAATGCCCATCAGCCCAATGAACACAGTTCCATCACCTTCACCATCGGTGACGCCAAAGTCATGGCCGCCATGCTCTGGCCCGAGGGATAG
- the mnmG gene encoding tRNA uridine-5-carboxymethylaminomethyl(34) synthesis enzyme MnmG: protein MPAHPQKAPLPERFALIVVGAGHAGCEAAMASARLGLPTLLLTINVDRIGHLSCNPAIGGLAKGHIVKEIDALGGRMGLWADQAGIQFRILNTRKGPAVRATRAQIDRREYMRVVQRDLFAQDNLWILQDMAEAVLVENGRAAGVATSLGQRFASRAVLLTTGTFLQGLIHVGLMNYSGGRMGDPASMGLSKNLADLGLELGRLKTGTTPRLLKDSIDFSELEPQPGDNPPLPFSFHSPGVVLPQVDCHITYTNERTHAAIREGFERSPMFTGIIKGTGARYCPSIEDKVARFPDKERHQVFIEPEGLDSPEVYPSGIPTSLPLDIQKRMIASIPGLEQAQIVRPGYAIEYDFVPPMQLQPTLETKALPGLYLAGQINGTSGYEEAAGQGLWAALNACCALRGQEPFLPGRDQAYLAVMVDDLVTKGTSEPYRMFTSRAEHRLLLREGNADARLTQAGREMGLVDDAQWATFSAKQTDISELMLILESHIIRPDAATRDILASMAATAPGKAVPLTAILRQPEVEIEALAPFCPDLPKYAEGVLREAETRIKYEGYLKRQEELVLRSRRQEETALPYDTEYAAIPGLSREAVEKLSRVRPLTLGQASRISGITPAAISCLEIHLKKMHLL, encoded by the coding sequence ATGCCCGCACACCCCCAAAAGGCGCCCCTGCCCGAGCGCTTCGCGCTCATCGTGGTCGGGGCCGGCCACGCAGGATGCGAGGCGGCCATGGCTTCCGCCAGGCTCGGCCTGCCTACCCTGCTCCTGACCATCAATGTCGATCGCATCGGGCATCTGTCCTGCAACCCGGCCATCGGTGGACTGGCCAAGGGCCATATAGTCAAGGAGATCGATGCCCTAGGCGGCCGCATGGGCCTGTGGGCCGACCAGGCCGGCATACAGTTCCGCATCCTCAATACGCGCAAGGGTCCGGCCGTGCGCGCCACGCGGGCTCAGATCGACCGACGCGAGTACATGCGCGTGGTGCAGCGCGACCTGTTCGCTCAGGACAATCTGTGGATCCTGCAGGATATGGCCGAGGCAGTTTTGGTGGAGAACGGCCGCGCCGCTGGCGTGGCCACGTCCCTGGGACAGCGTTTCGCCTCGCGCGCCGTGCTGCTGACCACGGGAACCTTTCTGCAGGGACTCATCCATGTCGGCCTGATGAATTATTCCGGTGGCCGCATGGGCGATCCGGCCTCCATGGGTCTATCCAAGAATTTGGCTGACCTGGGCCTGGAGCTTGGTCGACTCAAGACCGGAACCACCCCACGCCTGCTCAAGGACAGTATCGATTTCTCAGAGCTGGAGCCCCAACCGGGTGACAATCCGCCCCTGCCCTTCAGCTTTCACTCTCCAGGCGTGGTCCTGCCACAGGTGGACTGCCATATCACCTACACCAACGAGCGCACCCATGCGGCCATCCGCGAGGGTTTCGAGCGTTCGCCCATGTTCACGGGAATCATCAAGGGCACAGGGGCGCGCTACTGCCCGTCCATCGAAGACAAGGTGGCCCGCTTCCCGGACAAGGAACGCCACCAGGTGTTCATCGAGCCGGAAGGGCTGGACAGCCCCGAGGTCTACCCAAGCGGCATTCCAACGAGTCTGCCTCTGGACATCCAGAAGCGCATGATCGCCTCCATTCCCGGACTGGAGCAGGCCCAGATCGTGCGGCCCGGCTACGCCATCGAGTATGATTTCGTGCCGCCCATGCAGCTACAGCCGACCCTGGAGACCAAGGCTTTGCCCGGCCTATACCTTGCCGGGCAGATCAACGGCACCTCGGGCTACGAAGAGGCAGCTGGACAGGGTCTGTGGGCCGCGCTTAACGCCTGCTGCGCTCTGCGCGGCCAAGAACCGTTCCTGCCCGGCCGCGATCAGGCCTATCTCGCGGTCATGGTCGATGACCTGGTCACCAAGGGTACGAGCGAGCCCTACCGCATGTTCACTTCGCGTGCCGAGCACAGGCTGCTGCTGCGCGAGGGCAATGCAGATGCCCGCCTGACGCAGGCGGGCCGCGAGATGGGCCTAGTGGACGATGCACAATGGGCGACCTTTAGCGCCAAGCAGACCGACATATCGGAGCTCATGCTCATCCTGGAGTCGCACATCATCCGACCTGATGCCGCCACCCGCGACATTCTGGCTTCCATGGCCGCCACGGCTCCTGGCAAAGCCGTGCCCCTGACGGCCATCTTGCGCCAACCCGAAGTTGAAATCGAGGCCTTGGCGCCTTTCTGCCCCGATCTGCCAAAATATGCCGAAGGCGTGCTGCGCGAGGCGGAGACCAGGATCAAATACGAGGGCTACCTTAAGCGCCAGGAAGAACTTGTGCTCCGCTCACGGCGGCAGGAAGAGACCGCCCTGCCATACGACACAGAATATGCCGCAATTCCTGGCCTTTCCCGGGAGGCCGTAGAGAAACTCAGCCGCGTCAGACCATTGACATTGGGGCAAGCCAGCCGTATTTCAGGCATCACTCCCGCAGCCATATCCTGTCTTGAGATCCACCTCAAAAAAATGCATCTCCTGTAA
- a CDS encoding alpha/beta hydrolase, whose amino-acid sequence MDIGTREDIACLLLHGFTGEPFEMEPLLEHLLARGIHAEAPLLPGHGKGVAAFATSSFSEWAEASEQAYLELRARFAAVAVVGLSMGGSLALRIGQRHQPAGIVTMAAPVYIYRWFPPEVCDWRLPLVGMLRRVTPMVKTRPPSPESRAIAPWQGIGEVMCLEPLHSLMQGLKPIRHDLGAVRAPLLVLHAPGDRIVPVGNAWEILRRVGSSRRRLEFLPIQERITSRHVLTTHRETRAQVCELVEEFVMSLECNSPAGFCACGQQV is encoded by the coding sequence ATGGATATTGGGACGCGCGAGGACATCGCTTGTCTTCTGCTGCACGGGTTTACCGGCGAGCCGTTCGAGATGGAGCCCCTGCTGGAGCACCTGCTTGCCAGGGGCATCCACGCCGAAGCGCCATTGCTGCCGGGCCATGGGAAGGGGGTGGCGGCATTCGCCACAAGCTCCTTCTCCGAGTGGGCCGAAGCCTCGGAACAAGCCTATCTGGAGTTGCGCGCACGTTTTGCGGCCGTGGCTGTGGTCGGCCTGTCCATGGGCGGCAGTTTGGCCCTGCGCATCGGACAGCGCCATCAGCCCGCCGGCATCGTGACCATGGCGGCGCCCGTCTACATTTACCGCTGGTTTCCCCCCGAGGTTTGCGACTGGCGTCTGCCCTTGGTCGGCATGCTGCGCCGCGTCACGCCTATGGTCAAGACGCGGCCGCCTAGTCCCGAATCCAGGGCCATCGCGCCCTGGCAGGGCATCGGCGAGGTCATGTGCCTGGAGCCTTTGCACAGCCTCATGCAAGGGCTCAAGCCTATCCGCCACGATTTGGGAGCGGTGCGCGCCCCCCTGCTCGTGCTGCATGCGCCCGGCGACAGGATCGTGCCGGTGGGAAACGCCTGGGAGATATTGCGCCGCGTTGGTTCGTCACGGCGTAGACTGGAGTTTCTGCCCATCCAGGAGCGCATCACCAGCCGCCACGTGCTGACTACACACCGGGAGACTCGCGCGCAGGTCTGTGAACTGGTGGAGGAGTTCGTCATGAGCCTGGAATGTAATTCACCCGCCGGATTTTGCGCTTGTGGTCAACAGGTCTAA
- a CDS encoding amidohydrolase family protein translates to MSISRCDLLLRADIIVTQDAQRRIVEGGAVAIDGGTIIEVGPQAELDARWQAERSLDLGRKLVMPGLVNAHTHASMTVFRGVADDLPLMTWLTENIWPVEKALSKEIIHFGALLACAEMIRTGTTCFCDMYLMEAETARAVDEAGIRAVLGEGIFAFPSPAYAKTEDAWPIIEDLHARYKGHGHIRTAIMPHAVYTTTPEILKRSWELAQAHGCIWKTHLSESETETRTSLEQFGRRPLDYLESLGISGSKCVFAHCVDLTPEEMARMAETGAHVVHCPQSNMKLTSGMARIEDLRRAGVNVCLGTDGAASNNDLNMFLEMNSAALLQKVRTMDPTALNAQAALDMATVNGAKALGWEELGCLEAGKAADLIALDLNQPNMLPLYNPVSHLAYAASGMEVCLTMVNGKVLYEHGRYATMDMDGLAREAVKVARWVKARAHKTN, encoded by the coding sequence ATGAGCATTTCCCGTTGCGACCTGCTGCTTCGAGCGGACATCATCGTTACCCAGGACGCCCAAAGACGTATCGTCGAGGGCGGAGCCGTGGCTATCGACGGCGGCACGATCATCGAGGTCGGCCCCCAAGCCGAACTGGATGCCCGCTGGCAGGCCGAGCGCAGCCTGGATCTCGGCCGGAAGCTGGTCATGCCGGGACTCGTCAACGCCCACACGCATGCGAGCATGACCGTGTTCCGCGGCGTGGCCGACGACCTGCCGCTCATGACCTGGCTTACCGAGAACATCTGGCCGGTGGAGAAAGCGCTCAGCAAGGAGATCATCCACTTTGGCGCTTTGCTGGCCTGCGCCGAGATGATCCGCACCGGCACGACCTGCTTCTGCGACATGTACCTGATGGAGGCCGAGACCGCCCGAGCCGTGGACGAAGCCGGCATCAGAGCCGTCCTCGGAGAGGGCATTTTCGCCTTTCCCTCGCCCGCCTACGCCAAGACCGAAGACGCTTGGCCGATCATTGAGGATCTGCACGCCCGCTACAAGGGTCACGGACACATCCGCACGGCCATCATGCCCCACGCTGTTTACACCACCACTCCCGAAATCCTGAAGCGGAGCTGGGAGTTGGCTCAGGCCCACGGCTGCATCTGGAAGACGCACCTCTCGGAATCCGAAACCGAAACCAGGACATCCCTGGAGCAGTTTGGCCGCCGCCCGCTGGACTACCTGGAAAGCCTGGGCATATCCGGCTCCAAGTGCGTGTTCGCCCATTGCGTGGACCTTACGCCCGAAGAGATGGCCCGCATGGCCGAAACCGGGGCGCACGTGGTGCACTGCCCGCAAAGCAATATGAAGCTCACCAGCGGCATGGCCCGCATCGAGGACCTGCGCAGAGCCGGCGTCAACGTCTGCCTGGGTACCGACGGCGCGGCGAGCAACAACGACCTGAACATGTTCCTGGAAATGAACAGCGCGGCCCTGCTGCAGAAGGTGCGCACCATGGATCCCACGGCTCTGAACGCCCAGGCCGCGCTGGACATGGCCACGGTGAACGGAGCCAAGGCACTGGGATGGGAAGAGTTGGGCTGTCTGGAGGCGGGCAAGGCCGCGGACCTGATTGCCCTGGATCTGAACCAGCCCAACATGCTGCCCCTGTACAACCCGGTTTCGCACCTGGCCTATGCCGCCAGCGGTATGGAGGTCTGCCTGACCATGGTCAACGGCAAAGTGCTTTATGAACACGGCCGCTACGCAACCATGGATATGGACGGGCTGGCACGCGAGGCTGTCAAGGTTGCCCGTTGGGTCAAGGCCAGGGCGCACAAGACCAATTAA